A region from the Mycobacterium heidelbergense genome encodes:
- a CDS encoding zf-HC2 domain-containing protein, with protein sequence MDCEVAREALSARLDGEREPVPSARVDEHLGECAACSAWFDQVANRTHDLRRLVQSRPGTAPLAPLGIERVPPRRRSRMTWQQWALLGIGIAQLALAITQGVGLSVGLTHSHGMSPGSHLLNESTSWSIALGMVMVVAAVWPGAAAGLAGVLTAFVGVLTVYVVVDALSGAVTAARMLTHLPVVIGAVLAIMVWRSNSAPRSGPQETAEEPDIVLPENASRGRRRGHLWPTDGSAA encoded by the coding sequence GTGGATTGCGAAGTGGCCCGCGAAGCGCTGTCGGCCCGGCTCGACGGTGAGCGAGAGCCAGTGCCTTCGGCGCGAGTCGATGAGCACCTCGGCGAGTGCGCCGCCTGCAGTGCGTGGTTCGACCAAGTGGCGAATCGAACCCATGACCTGCGTCGGCTCGTGCAGTCCCGCCCGGGCACCGCGCCTCTTGCCCCCCTCGGGATCGAACGGGTGCCGCCGCGGCGACGTTCGCGGATGACCTGGCAGCAATGGGCGCTGCTCGGCATCGGCATCGCTCAGCTGGCCCTGGCGATCACGCAGGGGGTCGGCCTAAGCGTCGGGCTGACACACAGTCACGGAATGAGCCCAGGGAGCCATCTGCTCAACGAGTCCACGTCGTGGTCGATCGCGCTCGGCATGGTCATGGTGGTCGCGGCGGTGTGGCCGGGCGCCGCCGCCGGTCTCGCAGGTGTCCTGACGGCGTTCGTCGGGGTTCTGACGGTCTATGTCGTCGTGGATGCGCTGTCCGGCGCCGTCACGGCCGCGCGAATGCTGACGCACCTGCCGGTGGTGATCGGCGCTGTCCTTGCCATCATGGTGTGGCGAAGCAATTCCGCACCCCGGTCGGGACCACAGGAAACCGCAGAAGAACCCGATATTGTGTTGCCCGAGAACGCATCCCGTGGACGTCGGCGAGGGCACCTGTGGCCCACCGACGGGTCGGCGGCGTAG
- a CDS encoding RES domain-containing protein, translating into MVVDQEVHRIGYVPEPWNWTPWEHAQGGRFDGRWDDPEGNWRVLYVGDCALACYLEVLAPLRPDPTLAQQLADIATEDENHFPTAKAGELPRTWCEPRRRCSATLSGRFVLPGHHKTLPTLRKRFLQLAKKHGCQDLDAGAIRYASRELTQAISAWIYTCSEPEGELVSGIEYLSRHGDNFTLWSLYERDREHKSPLQITNRTADQSVTPDDPDLVQAMEIHGITWSDD; encoded by the coding sequence GTGGTCGTTGATCAAGAGGTGCATCGCATCGGTTACGTTCCCGAACCATGGAATTGGACCCCTTGGGAGCACGCGCAGGGCGGTCGTTTTGATGGCAGGTGGGACGACCCAGAAGGCAATTGGCGGGTGCTCTACGTTGGAGACTGCGCATTAGCTTGCTACCTCGAAGTGCTCGCACCCCTCCGGCCCGACCCCACCTTGGCCCAACAGTTGGCCGATATCGCCACTGAAGATGAGAATCATTTTCCGACAGCTAAAGCGGGAGAACTTCCACGCACGTGGTGCGAGCCACGGCGGCGTTGCTCAGCAACGTTGTCGGGACGCTTTGTTCTGCCGGGCCACCATAAGACACTTCCGACGCTGAGGAAGCGGTTCCTCCAACTTGCTAAGAAGCATGGCTGCCAGGACCTCGATGCTGGTGCAATTCGCTATGCCAGTCGTGAACTGACTCAGGCGATATCAGCTTGGATCTATACCTGTAGCGAACCGGAAGGCGAATTAGTGAGCGGAATCGAGTACCTGTCTCGGCACGGCGATAACTTCACTCTGTGGTCTCTCTATGAGAGAGATAGAGAGCACAAGTCTCCCTTACAGATCACAAATCGCACGGCCGATCAAAGCGTCACCCCCGATGACCCCGACTTGGTACAGGCAATGGAGATCCATGGCATCACATGGAGCGACGACTAA
- a CDS encoding Txe/YoeB family addiction module toxin, producing MNIVSAPQAWEDYTHWQTTDRAILKRINKLISEACRSPNEGIGKPEPLKYGLSGAWSRRITEEHRLVYRVVGEDLQILQARYHY from the coding sequence GTGAACATCGTCTCTGCGCCTCAGGCGTGGGAGGACTACACGCACTGGCAGACCACTGATCGGGCGATTCTCAAACGGATCAACAAGCTCATCAGCGAGGCTTGCCGTTCGCCTAACGAAGGCATTGGCAAGCCTGAGCCACTGAAGTATGGGCTCTCGGGGGCGTGGTCGCGCCGTATCACCGAGGAGCACCGCTTGGTGTACCGGGTCGTGGGTGAGGATTTGCAGATCCTCCAGGCGAGGTATCACTACTGA